Within Myxococcales bacterium, the genomic segment CGCGCTCTCGAGATCGTTGATGCCGACCACACGGAGATCGGAACGCTTATCTAAGAGAATTTGTCGAAGGATACATCGGCCGATGCGACCGAAACCATTGATGGCAATGTTCGTGGGCATAGTTTCACCTGCAAGGAAGGGTAGGTCGAAAACCTAGCGATCTTAGCCGGCGAAATCAAGCTGCATCGCTGAAATCAACGACAGCCTCTGACGAACGCTCTGGTTGCGACTAGTTATCGATGTCGTCGGTCACGAGGTCCAAGAGCTCCGAGGCGAAACTGACGAGCTCAGAGCGGGACAGCCCACCTGACCGCAATTCGCGATACGTGGACTTGGCCAGTATCCGAAGCGCGCGCGGATCCGAGTCTTGGGAGCTACCTATGGTGGCGGTGGACTCGAGGTGACTGCTGCTGCGTGCTTGCATGGCCAAATACTCTCCTTGAAATTCGCGCAGCTACACATGCAGCATTCGTGCCACATTTGGCGCTGAATGGAAATTTAGAATTATCCAACAGTTTGAGCTACTTACGTTGTGAAAACTCGGCCGGATGGCCGGAATTTCCAGCTTCTGCGTAAACTGGTTCGCATCCGAAGGGTGGCGCGCGTAGTGCCCTACGCAGCCAGGAGCGAGCTCAGCGCCGGCGAAATCGGCGGGCAGAGAACATCGATACTGCAGTGAGTACGATGAAAAAAACCGCGGCTCCTACGGCAATGCGCGTCAAACGCAGCTGCCCGTCGAGATGCAAGGCGACGGCTGACGCGACGGCCCCCAAGCACAGAATGGCATAGATGAGCTGATGGGCGGCTGCATAGAGCAACTGCGCGGATTGAGGGAGTTCACGGATCTGTATCTCAAGTTCGCCCCTCATGGCTTTTGACAAATAGCGGCGCAGATCCTCAGGAACACTGAGCGCACTCAAGGCGGTATCTTTGGTGGCGCTCACGATAAGTGACGTGAAATCTCGGTGACGACCCAGTACGAACTCTTCCAGATACGGGCGAATCACCACCATGGGGTTCATGAGCGGATCCAGCGTCGTGCACACTCCGGCCAATAGCAAAATCGTGCGTTCCAACAACACCCAATCCTTAGGGACCTGAAATGCGCTCGTCAGCTCGCGGATTCCAATGTTCTGCCGCCTGAGATCAAAAAAGTTCTCCATGCTCTTTTGCGGGTCCACCCGAATGTCTTTCAGATTGAGACTTTCGAGATGCACTTCGTCTTGAAATTTGCGATGAAAGTAATCGATGATACGTTCAGAGGCGCGCTCCGCTTCGCTGCCATGTGCGATGAACCCCATGGTACGGAGCGCACGAAAAATACCCTGCGTATCCCGCTTGAGGATGGCTTCCAGGAAGTCGGGTATCCCGCGCTTCATGTGTGGGCTGAGCTGCGCGACTGCGCCGAAATCAACCAACACAATCTCCCCGCTTTCGGTGAGGAGCAGATTTCCTGGGTGGGGATCGGCATGGTAGAATCCGTCGACAAAGATCATCTTGCAGTAGATGCGCACCAGGCGCCGGGCGAGTTCTTGCCGGTCGTGTCCCCATCTCAGGGCCGCCTCGGGGTCAATGAGCTTCTGACCTTTTTGAAACGTGGTGCTCAATGCGCGGCGCGTAGAGTACTCGAGCAAAGGGGAGGGGATGCGCACGCCTTTTTCCTCTGCGAGATTGGCAGCAATCACCCGCATTGCGTTCGCCTCACTCACAAAGTCGAGTTCGCTCAGCACCATTTCTTTGATCTGGCGATAGATCACATCGAGGCCCTTGACCGGGACAAACCAACCGACGATGCGAAGAATGCGCCATATCGTACGCAGGTCTGAGCGGACCACGTGGTCGATGTCCTGATGCTGTACTTTGACCACAATCTGGGTGCCGTCCTTGAGAACGGCCCGATGCACTTGGCCCAATGAGGCGCTGGCGAGGGGAACGTCATCAAAACTCAAAAACATATCGCATGGATCTTGCCCAAGCTCCTCTTTGATTTGCTGCCGGATTTGTGAGACGGGGCGGGCCGGTACCTGGTCCTGAAGCGACTCAAGTTGCGCCAAAAATTCGCGAGGCAAAAAGTTTGTCATGATGGATATCAACTGACCCACTTTGATGAAGAGCCCTTGCAGCTCTAAGATTGCGGACTTAATGCGGCGCGCGTTGTGCGCATGGACCTCAGCCAGCATGCTGTCGTACGAATCCATGGCTCTGAGACGATGACGTAGGTTCAGGCGCACGTAGCTGAGAATCACCAAGAAGGTGACCCAATAGGCCTTGATGAAGCGCCCGCGCGGTAATCGGTATCGGGCCATCACTCCACTTCTTCGAGTGCTTGGCGAAGCAAATCGAGCGCCTTCGCGTGTAGACGGCTTGCCCAGGATTTGGAAATATTGAGTTCTTTCGCCACCTCATCGAAATTGCGGTTTTCAAAATAAAAACCGACCACCAGCGCTCGCTCGCGCTCGGGCAGTACATCAACTGCCTTTTTGACCAAGGCCACCTGTTGGGCGTGCGCGAGATGCCGCTCGGGATCTTTTGCAAGGACCTCCTCGCCCTGCCCCATGGCTTCGGCAATATACGCAGTGCTTAACCGACCAAGTATGGCGTAGCTGTGTTCGAGCGCGGTCTTGGTGTCGCTTTTCTGTTCGGGCGTTTGTGCTGCCACCTCGCCTGCGGGCTCCGCAATGAGATCCGTCGCCTGCGCGAGCTTGAGTTGAGAGTAAGCTCGGCGCGGCAGATAGGCCATTTGGCGGATACCATCGAGCACCGCTCCTCGAATGCGATAGTACGCAAAGGTG encodes:
- a CDS encoding AarF/ABC1/UbiB kinase family protein: MARYRLPRGRFIKAYWVTFLVILSYVRLNLRHRLRAMDSYDSMLAEVHAHNARRIKSAILELQGLFIKVGQLISIMTNFLPREFLAQLESLQDQVPARPVSQIRQQIKEELGQDPCDMFLSFDDVPLASASLGQVHRAVLKDGTQIVVKVQHQDIDHVVRSDLRTIWRILRIVGWFVPVKGLDVIYRQIKEMVLSELDFVSEANAMRVIAANLAEEKGVRIPSPLLEYSTRRALSTTFQKGQKLIDPEAALRWGHDRQELARRLVRIYCKMIFVDGFYHADPHPGNLLLTESGEIVLVDFGAVAQLSPHMKRGIPDFLEAILKRDTQGIFRALRTMGFIAHGSEAERASERIIDYFHRKFQDEVHLESLNLKDIRVDPQKSMENFFDLRRQNIGIRELTSAFQVPKDWVLLERTILLLAGVCTTLDPLMNPMVVIRPYLEEFVLGRHRDFTSLIVSATKDTALSALSVPEDLRRYLSKAMRGELEIQIRELPQSAQLLYAAAHQLIYAILCLGAVASAVALHLDGQLRLTRIAVGAAVFFIVLTAVSMFSARRFRRR
- a CDS encoding SWIM zinc finger family protein: MWHECCMCSCANFKESIWPCKHAAAVTSSPPPP
- a CDS encoding sigma-70 family RNA polymerase sigma factor, with protein sequence MTLDDRFIQEHAGLVKSIAYKLKAQLDLNCELDDLIAFGYTGLVEAKQRFDPSRGVQFNTFAYYRIRGAVLDGIRQMAYLPRRAYSQLKLAQATDLIAEPAGEVAAQTPEQKSDTKTALEHSYAILGRLSTAYIAEAMGQGEEVLAKDPERHLAHAQQVALVKKAVDVLPERERALVVGFYFENRNFDEVAKELNISKSWASRLHAKALDLLRQALEEVE